The genomic region CTCGTCGTATTGGTGTAGGTCCACTGCCCGGCGGCGCGGTGTAGGCCGTTGCGGTAGAGCACCTGCTGGTCGTGGGGTTGTAGACGGTCTCCTCCACCTCGGCGTCGGGCGTCTTGGTCTCCACGGCCCGGCCCCGCGCGTCGTACTCGTACAGAACACCTGGTCTTTGGACCGTGGTGACGGCCTTGAAGTCGTAGGTGCCGGGGGCCAGCCTTCGAGGGCCACCGAGGCGTTGGGCGGGAACATCAGCCGGGGACGGTCGAAGTCGTCGTGGGCGTGGTAGGTCGTCAGCGTCTGGGTGCCGTTATGGACACGGGTGCAGACGGTGCGTCCGTAGATGTCGCGGAACTCCTCGGCGCGGTTATTCTGGGCGTCCTTATATTCAGTTACGAACAGGCGGCTGGCGGCATAGGGCCCACCTGCCATTGACCTGGGCGTAGTCCAGGTGATCTCCACCACGTCGTCGGCGGAAGTGTTGTGGCGGTAGGTGGCCTTGTCGGAGCCGATCTTGTTCTGATTGCCGGCCACAGGCTGCCAGGCCCCCCCTACCGAACCCTGCTGCTCCAGCCGCTGCAAAGGCGACTGCTCAAGCACTGAAATCGAATAGGCGTTACCGTCCCCTTCAAAGCGGCGTAGAAGCTGCCCTGTGCCCCTCAGCGTTGGCCTGGAATGCCCCGCCCGTGCCGCCCACGTAGGGCAGGTAGCTCTTCGTGGCGCGGCCCAGCCCGTCGTAGGCCACGGGCTGCACGGCGTCCTGCCCCGTGGGGCTGACGCCCGTCTGCACCACCTGCCGCGGCCGTCCGAAGCCGTTGAGGTAGTGACCGTCTGGCTGATCTCGGTGGTGCCGGTCAGCGTCGCCGTCGGGGCCAGGTAGGTGTTCTCGACCACCGCCGCAAAAGGATAAGAGCTAAGGTCAATGTCGGCGTCGGCCACCACCTTCTCCGACTGCCACTGGGGCAGGTCGCAGTCGGTGCATTCGCAGGCCGCATCCTCGACGGTGAGCCTGAACTCGCGGAAACAGGTGGCGCGCGTGGTGCTGGTGACCTTATAGGTGTAGACGCCCGGGCTGGTGGGCCGCACGTAGACCGAATCGGTGGAGCTGCGGGTGGCGGTGCTGTCGGTGGCCGTGGGGCCGCTCACGAAGTGGTTGCGGGCGGCCGTCCAGGTGAAGGTGTCGGTCCAGCCCGCGGGCTTCTCCACGGCCAGCCTCAACGGCGCGTTCTGGTATACCCTTCCGGTATCGGCCAGCACGCCGGGCGCGTCGCCCGCCCGGATGGCGAAGGCGCAGGTGGGGGCCGGGGCCAGGTACTGCCCGGCGATGGGCAGCCGGTCCCAGAGCCGGCCGGGAATCTGCCAGCTCACCGACAGGTGATCGCCCGCAATGCTGTCCTTGACCAGGGCCTCGATGTAATACCGCTTGCCGCACTCCAGGGTGATGGGTGCCGACTTTTGGGTGGCACTCGCAGTATAGTTCCGAGAATTGGTGTAGGTAGACTTATAGGCAATTGTATCCTTGTGGGACGGTGACTCGTCCGTGCTCAGCCAGAGTATGGCGGCGTCGTCCGCCGTGACCCAGAAGGTATAGCTCCCGCCAACGGGCGGCACCACGTAGCCGCTGATGCGCGCGCCGTAGTTGTCGGCCACCCCGGAAGGGGCTTCGAAGGAAGTCAGGACGGCGGTCACGTCCGCCGCCTGCTGGTACTTGGCACTGCCGTCAGGTCCGATACTTTCCCCCGCCTATCCCGTTCCAGCGCTCGTAGGTGATCTGGTTCCAGGCCTGTCCGGGCGGCGTATCGGCGCAAAGCTGCGCCGGGGCGCAGTAGGGATGGGCCACCACGCCAGCCGAGAGCGTCAGCGTGCACCGGGAGGCGGGTTGGTGAGCTTCAGCTGGTAGGTGCCGGGCTGGGACACGGCCAGGCTGCCCGTGGTTGGCGGCGATTCGGGATTCAGGCTGCCCCCACTCCACGAGAAGGCGGCGTTGGCCGGCGACAGGCCCGCCGGCTGGAGGACCAGCGGGTTCAGCGGGTCGCAGCTCAGCATGCCGCCAGCCAGCGTGGCGGTCGGGGGGTGAGGTTCCGGACGACCGTCACCGACCTAGTGGTGGCGCAGCCGTTGGCGGATCGGTGCCGTGACGGTGTAGGTGCCGGGCTGGTCGGCGGCCAGCTGGTAGGATGTGGCGGGTGCCACCACCCCCGGCCCCGTCCAGCTG from Salmonirosea aquatica harbors:
- a CDS encoding PA14 domain-containing protein gives rise to the protein MTAVLTSFEAPSGVADNYGARISGYVVPPVGGSYTFWVTADDAAILWLSTDESPSHKDTIAYKSTYTNSRNYTASATQKSAPITLECGKRYYIEALVKDSIAGDHLSVSWQIPGRLWDRLPIAGQYLAPAPTCAFAIRAGDAPGVLADTGRVYQNAPLRLAVEKPAGWTDTFTWTAARNHFVSGPTATDSTATRSSTDSVYVRPTSPGVYTYKVTSTTRATCFREFRLTVEDAACECTDCDLPQWQSEKVVADADIDLSSYPFAAVVENTYLAPTATLTGTTEISQTVTTSTASDGRGRWCRRASAPRGRTPCSPWPTTGWAAPRRATCPTWAARAGHSRPTLRGTGQLLRRFEGDGNAYSISVLEQSPLQRLEQQGSVGGAWQPVAGNQNKIGSDKATYRHNTSADDVVEITWTTPRSMAGGPYAASRLFVTEYKDAQNNRAEEFRDIYGRTVCTRVHNGTQTLTTYHAHDDFDRPRLMFPPNASVALEGWPPAPTTSRPSPRSKDQVFCTSTTRGAGPWRPRRPTPRWRRPSTTPRPAGALPQRPTPRRRAVDLHQYDELGRVHSRGVLASTADRATQQAAVEAVFTGTLATAMRPSPRWHHRTDPQLLRTTPSRPTPARPSPPNSAWTPSGDGCGDRAR